In Nitrospirota bacterium, a single window of DNA contains:
- a CDS encoding HDOD domain-containing protein, with translation MTTFNPTDLRNRIEKLGDLPTLPHVVQRLAAMIGSPTVSTEEIGSIIEKDQVLAAKVLRLANSPFYGFPSRISSVAHAVIVLGFNVVKGLTLCASALNIMKDAGMDQLWRHSLGVAITANLLAARLEIKNPEELFVAGLLHDIGKVVLYVKWADVGDQIKEAYKVGGDRSLFDVEQELTGLSHAEIGGYLANAWHLPVTLREPILYHHAPTLAKEATVQTAIVHVADILVKGLACGNPGDDLIPPLSKAAWDMVGLDEQTLADYIAKASSEFATIDDYL, from the coding sequence ATGACCACATTCAATCCGACAGACCTGCGCAACCGGATCGAGAAACTCGGAGACCTGCCGACGCTCCCCCATGTCGTGCAGCGGCTCGCCGCCATGATCGGCAGCCCAACGGTCTCGACCGAAGAGATCGGCTCAATCATCGAAAAGGATCAGGTCCTCGCGGCCAAAGTCCTCCGGCTTGCCAATTCACCGTTTTATGGATTCCCCTCCCGCATCAGTTCGGTGGCCCATGCGGTCATCGTCCTGGGATTCAATGTCGTGAAGGGCCTCACCCTCTGCGCCTCGGCGCTCAATATCATGAAAGACGCCGGCATGGATCAGTTATGGCGCCATTCCCTAGGCGTCGCCATCACGGCCAACCTCCTGGCAGCCAGACTGGAAATCAAGAACCCCGAAGAACTGTTCGTCGCAGGCCTGCTACACGACATCGGGAAAGTCGTCCTCTACGTCAAATGGGCCGATGTCGGAGACCAGATCAAAGAGGCCTACAAAGTAGGAGGCGATCGGTCACTCTTCGACGTGGAGCAGGAACTCACGGGTCTCTCACATGCGGAGATCGGCGGCTACCTGGCCAATGCCTGGCATTTACCGGTCACGCTCCGCGAGCCGATCCTCTACCACCATGCACCGACGCTCGCCAAAGAAGCCACGGTGCAAACGGCCATCGTCCATGTCGCCGATATCCTGGTCAAAGGCCTGGCTTGCGGAAACCCGGGGGATGACCTCATCCCGCCGCTCTCGAAAGCAGCATGGGACATGGTGGGGCTCGATGAACAGACGTTGGCGGACTATATCGCCAAGGCCTCAAGCGAGTTTGCCACCATCGACGATTACCTATGA
- a CDS encoding zinc ribbon domain-containing protein: protein MPIFEYVCGECNHRFELLVYGSTPAACPKCKTTKLEKQISSFGVGGTDGWVLPGNGGGSCGSCGDPRGPGSCSTN from the coding sequence ATGCCTATCTTCGAATATGTCTGCGGCGAATGCAATCATCGGTTCGAGCTGTTGGTCTATGGTTCCACGCCGGCTGCCTGCCCCAAGTGCAAGACGACGAAGCTGGAGAAGCAAATTTCTTCGTTCGGAGTCGGGGGCACGGATGGCTGGGTGTTGCCGGGCAACGGCGGCGGTTCCTGCGGAAGTTGCGGTGACCCGCGTGGCCCCGGTTCCTGTTCCACCAATTGA
- a CDS encoding DUF5615 family PIN-like protein — protein sequence MRLYLDEDVSVFLAQLLRPHGFEVLTTREAKNLGCSDEAQLQFATARQHTILTHNRCDFEQLHEAALRDQRPHAGILIASRRASDFELARRIMTVLDTFTAEEVTNQLFYV from the coding sequence ATCCGGCTCTACCTCGACGAAGATGTGTCTGTTTTTCTTGCACAACTGCTGCGTCCCCACGGCTTTGAGGTGCTGACCACGCGGGAGGCCAAGAATCTTGGATGCTCCGACGAAGCACAACTGCAATTTGCAACAGCCCGTCAGCACACCATACTCACCCATAATCGTTGCGACTTCGAACAGCTGCATGAAGCAGCGCTCCGAGACCAACGGCCCCATGCAGGCATTCTCATCGCCAGCCGCCGCGCCTCAGACTTCGAACTCGCCAGACGGATCATGACCGTGCTCGACACATTCACCGCCGAAGAAGTCACCAACCAGCTCTTCTACGTCTAA
- a CDS encoding ABC transporter substrate-binding protein codes for MEQILDKAVSQGSRSLESRKGSGWAVITGLVALLTLPGTGALAAELTPTESVKSTISEVVRILDNAEVKQPSRSMERRQMIEQVVRDRVSYEEMAKRALGVPWTDLTDSERREFVDLFVQLLRDTFAGRIDSYAGEQVVYLSEQREEQFAEVKTRLTGTKMDTLLDFRLANRLGNWLVYDVVIDGASLVGNYHAQFTSIIRDLAYAGLVKRMKEKTLVAKAFEVTTAP; via the coding sequence ATGGAACAGATATTAGACAAAGCCGTCAGTCAGGGTTCTCGCAGTCTCGAATCGCGCAAGGGCTCAGGTTGGGCGGTGATCACGGGGCTGGTGGCACTCCTGACGTTGCCCGGCACTGGTGCGTTGGCTGCTGAGCTGACCCCGACGGAGTCCGTGAAGAGCACGATCTCTGAAGTGGTTCGTATCCTCGACAATGCGGAGGTGAAGCAGCCGAGCCGCTCCATGGAACGACGTCAGATGATCGAGCAGGTGGTCCGGGATCGAGTGAGTTATGAAGAGATGGCGAAACGTGCGTTGGGCGTGCCCTGGACGGACTTGACGGACAGCGAACGGCGGGAATTCGTCGATCTCTTCGTGCAATTACTCCGGGACACGTTTGCCGGGAGGATCGACTCGTATGCAGGCGAGCAGGTGGTCTATCTGTCCGAACAGCGCGAGGAACAGTTCGCCGAAGTGAAGACGAGGTTGACGGGCACCAAGATGGATACGCTCCTCGATTTCCGGTTGGCGAACCGGCTCGGCAATTGGCTCGTCTACGATGTGGTCATCGATGGAGCCAGCCTCGTCGGTAATTACCATGCGCAGTTCACCAGCATTATCCGCGACCTGGCCTATGCTGGGTTGGTGAAGCGGATGAAAGAGAAAACACTCGTCGCCAAAGCGTTTGAAGTGACCACGGCGCCCTAA
- a CDS encoding polymer-forming cytoskeletal protein → MWDTKKPKNKQTDAENFTVLGKDVTFKGIVYFEGTVQLDGCVEGEIHTTGVLVVGEHAEIRGTVSVGTLLSSGKIQGTVAAVDKVQLLKTAVQIGDVHTPAFSIEDGAYFKGFADMGPGPKAEESTQHSNGMPNQTIRHNNAGLRLTERESDYKQLAHNIETDELVH, encoded by the coding sequence ATGTGGGACACCAAGAAACCCAAGAATAAGCAGACCGATGCCGAGAACTTTACCGTCCTGGGTAAAGACGTCACGTTCAAAGGCATTGTCTATTTTGAAGGCACCGTCCAGCTCGACGGATGCGTGGAAGGCGAGATTCACACCACGGGGGTGCTCGTCGTCGGCGAACATGCGGAGATACGGGGAACCGTCTCGGTCGGCACGTTACTCAGCAGCGGGAAGATTCAGGGCACCGTAGCAGCGGTCGACAAAGTACAACTTCTCAAGACCGCCGTGCAGATCGGCGACGTGCATACCCCGGCCTTCTCGATCGAAGATGGCGCCTATTTCAAAGGCTTCGCAGACATGGGCCCCGGCCCTAAGGCCGAAGAATCCACGCAGCACAGCAACGGGATGCCCAATCAGACCATCCGGCACAACAACGCAGGCCTCCGCCTCACGGAACGGGAATCCGATTACAAGCAGCTCGCGCACAACATCGAGACAGACGAACTCGTTCACTGA
- the cax gene encoding calcium/proton exchanger: MKYLFTSWLDYLLIFVPVTIALEVLRADPLLVFISACLAIIPLAGLLGRATEHLTAHVGAGIGALLNASLGNAAELIIALVALREGLHDVVKASLTGSILGNILLVLGVSMFAGGMKYERQKFNQTAAGTGASLLLLAAVGLIIPALFHFTAADRGVAIERELSLTIAMVLFAIYIASLLFSLKTHRHLFAGEEHDASDLGEQPWTKQASIAVLAVATCLVALMSEMLVGALEPAAHKLGLTQVFVGVILVALVGNAAEHSTAVMVALKNKMDLAYGIAVGSSLQIALLVAPLLVFASYFFGTPLDLIFTPFEVAAVTISVLIVGFVAMDGESHWMEGVMLVGVYVMLSIAFFFLPA; encoded by the coding sequence GTGAAATATCTCTTCACGTCGTGGCTTGATTATCTGCTCATCTTCGTCCCTGTGACGATCGCGCTCGAGGTGCTTCGAGCCGATCCGCTGCTGGTTTTCATCTCGGCCTGCCTGGCCATTATTCCGCTCGCCGGCTTGCTCGGGCGAGCCACCGAACATTTAACGGCTCATGTCGGTGCCGGGATCGGCGCCCTTCTCAATGCGTCGCTGGGCAATGCAGCAGAATTGATTATCGCACTGGTGGCTCTGCGCGAGGGCCTTCACGACGTCGTCAAAGCGTCGCTGACCGGCTCAATCCTGGGAAACATCTTACTCGTTCTTGGTGTCTCGATGTTTGCCGGTGGCATGAAGTATGAGCGGCAGAAGTTTAACCAAACCGCTGCCGGAACGGGGGCCAGTCTTCTACTCTTAGCTGCTGTCGGCCTCATCATTCCTGCGCTCTTCCATTTCACTGCAGCCGACCGTGGTGTGGCGATCGAACGGGAGCTCAGTCTTACCATTGCCATGGTCTTGTTTGCGATTTATATCGCCAGTCTCCTGTTCTCCTTGAAGACCCATCGCCATCTGTTTGCCGGGGAGGAGCATGATGCCTCGGACCTTGGAGAGCAGCCCTGGACCAAACAGGCCTCGATCGCCGTGCTTGCCGTTGCGACCTGTCTGGTGGCCTTGATGAGCGAGATGCTGGTGGGGGCATTGGAACCTGCTGCGCACAAACTCGGGCTTACGCAGGTGTTTGTCGGCGTCATTCTTGTGGCCTTGGTGGGCAATGCGGCTGAGCATTCCACTGCGGTGATGGTGGCGCTGAAAAATAAGATGGATCTAGCTTACGGGATTGCGGTGGGCTCCAGTCTGCAGATTGCGTTGCTCGTGGCGCCACTACTCGTGTTTGCCAGTTACTTCTTCGGGACGCCGCTGGATCTGATTTTTACGCCCTTCGAAGTCGCTGCCGTGACCATCTCGGTCCTCATCGTCGGATTTGTCGCGATGGACGGGGAATCGCACTGGATGGAAGGGGTGATGCTGGTTGGAGTCTATGTGATGCTTTCGATCGCCTTTTTCTTTCTGCCCGCATAG
- a CDS encoding zinc-dependent peptidase, translating into MIVTLEMNGRNRRQALVVAGLVAWAAGLLVWLAPALWLLLGLIPFSYWWVRRRYLRRVTVMQQPFPDEWERILRTHVAFFVALNDAEKTRFRHLVQIFLDEIQITGIRTEVDETIRVLVAASAAIPIFGFHDWEYHRLREVLIYPDAFDDAYQSHGGSDENILGMVGLHHLSGVMILSKPALLAGFAHQAGTQNVGVHEFAHLVEQEANEYGLPPEVPWMVVRQWVRYVARELARPSTHRAHVSSYAYTNEHEYFAVLAEYFFTSPELLKRRDPALYAMLRGMFHQDTGSLLPLVPPRRQGVSRNAPCPCGSGKKYKHCCLAGPAKRG; encoded by the coding sequence ATGATCGTGACCCTGGAGATGAATGGCCGAAATCGGCGGCAGGCGCTCGTCGTCGCCGGCCTGGTGGCCTGGGCTGCGGGCCTGTTGGTCTGGCTGGCCCCTGCGCTCTGGCTCCTACTGGGTCTGATCCCGTTCAGTTACTGGTGGGTGCGGCGGCGCTATCTCCGGCGGGTGACGGTGATGCAGCAACCCTTTCCAGACGAGTGGGAACGAATTCTTCGCACGCATGTCGCCTTCTTCGTGGCGTTGAACGATGCGGAGAAGACGCGATTCCGGCACCTGGTGCAGATTTTCCTCGACGAGATCCAGATTACGGGCATTCGCACGGAGGTAGATGAGACGATTCGGGTGCTGGTGGCGGCGAGTGCGGCGATCCCGATCTTCGGCTTCCACGACTGGGAATATCATCGACTGCGTGAGGTGCTGATCTACCCGGATGCCTTCGACGACGCCTACCAAAGCCATGGGGGGTCCGATGAGAACATTCTTGGGATGGTCGGGCTGCACCATTTGAGCGGAGTGATGATTCTCTCCAAGCCGGCGCTCCTGGCAGGGTTCGCCCATCAGGCCGGCACACAGAATGTGGGGGTGCATGAGTTTGCGCACCTGGTCGAGCAAGAGGCGAATGAGTATGGGCTCCCGCCGGAGGTGCCCTGGATGGTGGTCCGGCAATGGGTGCGCTACGTGGCTCGGGAACTGGCTCGCCCTTCGACGCATCGCGCCCACGTCAGTTCCTATGCCTACACGAACGAACACGAATACTTCGCCGTGCTGGCCGAGTATTTCTTCACCTCGCCGGAACTGTTGAAACGCCGGGATCCCGCCTTGTACGCCATGCTGCGCGGTATGTTTCACCAAGACACGGGGTCGCTGCTCCCGTTGGTACCCCCACGTCGCCAGGGGGTCAGCCGCAACGCGCCCTGTCCCTGCGGCAGCGGCAAGAAATACAAACATTGCTGCCTTGCAGGACCGGCGAAGCGCGGCTAG
- a CDS encoding DUF433 domain-containing protein yields MTTATSHPYIVCTEDILHGAPIISGSRTPVRAIAELWKFGIAPEEIIGRLPHLTLAQVFDALSYYQEHREAIDEDIRRNRVPAEKIHPRLQ; encoded by the coding sequence ATGACAACCGCGACAAGCCATCCATACATTGTCTGCACCGAGGACATTCTCCACGGAGCCCCCATCATATCGGGTAGCCGCACCCCGGTGCGCGCAATCGCCGAGCTCTGGAAGTTCGGCATCGCCCCTGAAGAAATCATCGGGCGTCTCCCCCACCTCACATTGGCCCAGGTCTTCGATGCCCTGAGTTACTATCAGGAGCATCGCGAGGCGATCGACGAAGACATCCGTCGAAATCGCGTACCGGCCGAGAAAATTCACCCCCGCCTCCAGTAA
- a CDS encoding DUF3386 family protein — MEQQKPKQEEAPVADDPKARELLRQAFEKTARWPKDFKGFTADLTVNVNGKETKGPVMVKGPREVSVQLGDPEVQKWAQEQLGSIAVHRGPRSFEESDGKYSLTMEEDGHPFGTKLNIHGSNSFYRLKDNRITQINRKMAHPGMTPFAFTINVEESSLTQDQKNLTTKYCVYYYSPTDGKLNNVESFTDSHVRVGSSDLPATRRIITYENGAVVVKSLTFTNHKLV, encoded by the coding sequence ATGGAACAGCAGAAGCCAAAACAAGAAGAAGCCCCAGTCGCCGACGATCCAAAAGCCCGCGAGCTGCTTCGACAAGCCTTCGAGAAGACCGCACGCTGGCCCAAAGACTTCAAGGGGTTCACCGCCGACTTGACCGTCAATGTGAACGGGAAAGAGACCAAGGGACCGGTCATGGTCAAAGGCCCGCGTGAAGTCTCGGTCCAACTGGGAGACCCCGAGGTCCAGAAGTGGGCACAGGAACAGCTTGGCTCGATCGCCGTGCACCGTGGCCCGAGAAGCTTCGAAGAGTCTGACGGCAAATACTCCTTAACGATGGAAGAAGACGGGCATCCCTTCGGCACGAAGCTGAACATTCACGGCTCGAACTCCTTCTATCGTCTCAAAGACAATCGCATCACCCAGATCAATCGCAAAATGGCGCACCCGGGCATGACCCCCTTCGCCTTCACGATCAATGTTGAGGAAAGCTCCCTCACCCAGGATCAGAAGAACCTCACGACAAAATATTGCGTGTACTACTACTCCCCGACCGACGGAAAGCTGAACAACGTGGAAAGCTTCACCGATAGCCACGTGCGTGTCGGATCATCGGATCTGCCGGCCACCCGCCGCATCATTACCTATGAAAACGGGGCGGTCGTCGTAAAGAGCCTCACGTTCACGAATCACAAACTGGTCTAA
- a CDS encoding TPM domain-containing protein, protein MTKFVRIVLVCCLVLVAGTAQAVPYDRPKVQLPEPRGYVSDHAQVVNAEWKERIRSVCQDLERKTGVEMVVVTVPNIKPFGTINEYATAIYAKWGIGSAQQEHGVMVLVSVEDRQVAITLGRQMLPVITPTVMNQVGHEHLQPFIDRGQFGEGLYRTVVSLAAPAQEIRVGTLSKTHFKGVGFWITLFTSIGAISFFWWISRPDLRHPYRRIQKGEYWGTGQGGFGGNFGGFGGGTGQDGWR, encoded by the coding sequence ATGACGAAGTTCGTTAGGATTGTACTCGTTTGCTGCCTCGTCCTCGTGGCGGGGACCGCTCAGGCGGTGCCCTACGATCGACCCAAGGTCCAATTGCCGGAACCGCGAGGTTACGTGAGCGACCATGCCCAGGTGGTCAATGCGGAATGGAAAGAACGCATCCGGTCCGTCTGTCAAGATCTGGAGCGGAAGACCGGCGTGGAAATGGTCGTGGTGACGGTCCCGAACATCAAGCCTTTCGGGACGATCAACGAATATGCGACGGCGATCTATGCCAAGTGGGGTATCGGGTCCGCGCAACAAGAGCATGGCGTCATGGTGCTGGTATCGGTGGAGGACCGACAAGTCGCGATCACGCTGGGCCGGCAGATGTTGCCGGTGATTACCCCCACGGTGATGAATCAAGTCGGACATGAGCATCTGCAACCGTTCATCGACCGGGGTCAGTTCGGCGAAGGGCTCTATCGCACCGTGGTCTCGCTCGCCGCGCCGGCGCAAGAAATCAGGGTCGGGACGCTGTCGAAGACCCATTTCAAAGGTGTCGGTTTCTGGATCACCCTCTTTACCAGCATCGGAGCTATCTCATTCTTCTGGTGGATCAGCCGTCCGGATCTCCGGCATCCCTACAGACGGATTCAAAAAGGCGAGTATTGGGGAACCGGGCAGGGGGGATTCGGGGGGAACTTCGGAGGATTTGGAGGGGGGACTGGTCAGGATGGTTGGCGGTAG
- a CDS encoding diguanylate cyclase: protein MNPSLPGRRILLLHNELAPTVTLTSALEKAGFQVVEGNLPDLALHELVHDPPCLILATEGAGGHSAETLTRNLKHDAFLGRLPLILFVRDSRLNDIDWGELGVDDFITIPYRPEDVVHRVRLCLSRLTRSLDANPLTRLPGNTTILFETTARIQSGQPFALAYVDIDNFKSFNDRYGYGRGDEVLIVACRILTTVVGELAGAEGFVGHVGGDDFVFMSRPDRIDAICQTVIKRFDLVIPDFYDRDDRLKGYIDSVDRRGNKEQFPMMSLSIAVVTNERCPITHPGDVSKIASELKKRAKALKGSVYVKDQRGLAGDALDANTVPSQEDDATPAEQQKQ, encoded by the coding sequence ATGAACCCCTCCCTACCAGGACGGCGCATTCTCCTCCTGCACAATGAACTCGCCCCTACCGTCACCTTGACCTCGGCCTTGGAGAAAGCCGGTTTCCAAGTCGTGGAAGGCAACCTCCCGGACCTCGCGCTGCACGAACTCGTTCACGATCCTCCCTGTCTCATCCTGGCAACAGAAGGAGCCGGGGGCCATTCGGCGGAAACACTCACGCGAAATCTCAAGCACGATGCCTTCCTCGGACGACTGCCGTTGATCCTCTTCGTCCGGGACAGCCGACTCAACGATATCGACTGGGGGGAATTGGGAGTCGACGATTTCATCACGATCCCCTATCGCCCTGAAGACGTGGTCCACCGTGTGCGCCTCTGCCTCAGCCGCCTAACCCGTTCGCTCGATGCCAACCCTCTCACCCGGCTTCCAGGCAACACCACCATTCTGTTCGAAACCACCGCCAGAATTCAGAGCGGTCAGCCCTTCGCCTTGGCCTATGTCGATATCGACAATTTCAAATCCTTCAACGACCGCTACGGCTATGGCCGTGGAGACGAAGTCCTCATCGTCGCCTGCCGCATCCTCACTACGGTAGTGGGAGAACTCGCCGGCGCAGAAGGATTTGTCGGCCATGTCGGAGGAGACGACTTTGTGTTCATGAGCCGGCCCGACCGCATCGACGCCATCTGCCAGACCGTCATCAAACGCTTCGATCTGGTGATACCGGACTTTTACGACCGTGACGATCGCCTCAAGGGCTATATCGATTCCGTCGATCGACGAGGCAACAAAGAGCAGTTTCCGATGATGAGTCTCTCGATCGCCGTCGTGACCAACGAACGCTGCCCCATCACCCATCCGGGAGATGTGAGTAAGATTGCCTCCGAACTGAAGAAGCGCGCCAAGGCGCTAAAGGGCAGCGTCTACGTCAAAGACCAGCGCGGCCTAGCCGGCGATGCGCTCGATGCGAATACCGTACCTTCACAGGAAGACGACGCCACTCCAGCAGAGCAGCAGAAACAATAA
- a CDS encoding DUF1778 domain-containing protein, with amino-acid sequence MKHSETRPVGGQGQTINLRASHKQKTLIDRAAEMLGRSRSDFMLDTACREAEAVLLDRRYFALPTEIFERFTALLDRPPARNQKLRRLLRTKALWDKCLTALRPSSRPRN; translated from the coding sequence ATGAAGCATTCGGAAACCAGACCCGTGGGGGGACAAGGGCAAACCATCAACCTCCGCGCCAGTCATAAACAGAAGACCTTGATTGACCGGGCTGCGGAAATGCTTGGCAGGAGCCGGTCAGACTTCATGCTGGACACCGCATGCCGGGAAGCGGAAGCCGTGCTGTTGGATCGGCGCTACTTTGCGCTCCCTACAGAGATATTCGAACGTTTTACCGCCCTGCTCGACCGCCCTCCCGCGCGCAATCAAAAACTTCGACGTCTCCTTCGAACCAAGGCCCTGTGGGACAAATGCTTGACGGCCTTGAGGCCATCAAGCCGCCCGAGAAATTAA
- the hemW gene encoding radical SAM family heme chaperone HemW — MPPLLGLYLHIPFCRQRCDFCSFYLEIHREGRADAFVRSLLREIGLAAQQQIAVGRPVQSVYLGGGTPTVLTVAQLIAILSEIRNRSSLTSDCEVTVEGHPSTVSEQDLVQLRQAGVTRLSFGAESMEDADLLRIGRPGAVSETVTAMAKARSAGFTNINLDLMYGLPGQSLSSWEKTLAHCLALQPTHLSCYALTVEQETKLASNIRLERSPAPDEGLQIEMDQSAQRILSDAGYERYEVSNYAQPGHACRHNLLYWTNGEYLGFGPSAQSYLGGIRFGNVADLDAYNRSLTEGLLPIEERITLSKEEQLRDAVIFGLRLIQGIPSHNLHQHALNYGHSALTAQLLAQELIEQDGERSKLSAKGRLQADSIAEKLY, encoded by the coding sequence ATGCCCCCGCTTCTGGGCCTGTACCTCCACATCCCCTTCTGCCGCCAGCGCTGCGACTTCTGCTCGTTCTACCTGGAAATCCATCGCGAGGGGCGTGCTGACGCCTTTGTCCGATCCCTCTTGCGTGAGATCGGACTAGCGGCGCAGCAACAGATCGCTGTAGGCCGCCCTGTCCAATCCGTCTATCTTGGAGGTGGCACACCGACGGTTCTGACCGTGGCTCAGCTCATCGCCATCCTGTCCGAGATTCGGAACCGATCCAGCCTCACCTCAGACTGTGAAGTCACCGTGGAAGGCCACCCCTCGACGGTCTCCGAGCAGGACCTTGTTCAACTACGTCAGGCCGGTGTGACCCGCCTGAGCTTCGGTGCAGAATCGATGGAGGATGCCGACCTCCTCAGAATCGGTCGGCCCGGCGCCGTCAGTGAAACCGTCACAGCCATGGCGAAGGCCAGATCCGCCGGCTTCACAAACATCAACCTTGACTTGATGTATGGCTTGCCAGGACAAAGCCTGAGCAGTTGGGAGAAAACTCTGGCCCATTGTCTTGCACTGCAGCCGACGCACCTGTCTTGCTATGCACTCACAGTGGAACAGGAGACGAAACTCGCATCAAATATCCGACTCGAACGGAGTCCCGCACCTGACGAAGGCCTTCAGATTGAGATGGACCAGTCTGCGCAGAGGATACTCTCGGACGCAGGATATGAGCGGTATGAAGTATCCAACTATGCCCAGCCCGGACATGCCTGCCGCCACAATCTGCTCTACTGGACCAACGGCGAATATCTGGGATTCGGCCCCAGTGCCCAGTCCTATCTGGGCGGAATAAGATTCGGCAACGTCGCTGACCTCGATGCCTACAACCGCTCGCTGACAGAAGGCCTCCTCCCCATCGAGGAGCGCATCACACTCTCGAAAGAAGAACAACTTCGCGATGCCGTGATTTTCGGGTTACGACTGATCCAAGGAATTCCCTCTCACAACCTGCATCAACATGCGTTGAACTATGGACACAGTGCTCTCACCGCTCAGTTGCTCGCGCAAGAATTGATCGAACAAGACGGTGAACGCAGCAAACTATCGGCGAAAGGCCGGCTACAGGCTGACAGCATCGCCGAGAAGCTGTACTAG
- a CDS encoding DUF5069 domain-containing protein: protein MDLRTSFPRSMKFTLAGYVHLARMIDKCRAVLAGTEGEYIYPCPMDDRLMEFAGITADQFTAAVKANPTDDTVAQWFRKTAKPHKASELELWNDLMLTRGPSSPEKQQYFNQLRDAVDSSRSDLTAWSDLQDLEEGRPVPRRS, encoded by the coding sequence ATGGACCTACGGACATCATTCCCCCGCAGCATGAAATTCACGCTGGCGGGCTACGTCCATTTGGCTCGCATGATCGATAAGTGCCGCGCCGTGCTGGCCGGCACGGAAGGCGAATACATCTATCCCTGCCCGATGGATGATCGACTGATGGAATTCGCCGGGATCACGGCCGATCAGTTCACCGCAGCCGTCAAAGCCAATCCCACTGACGACACAGTAGCCCAGTGGTTCAGGAAAACTGCAAAGCCACACAAAGCCTCTGAGCTCGAGCTCTGGAACGATTTAATGCTGACGCGCGGGCCGAGCAGTCCCGAGAAACAACAGTACTTCAACCAGCTGAGAGACGCCGTCGATTCTTCCCGCAGCGACCTCACTGCCTGGTCCGATCTGCAGGACTTGGAAGAAGGCAGGCCCGTTCCTCGACGATCATAG
- a CDS encoding ATP-dependent Clp protease adaptor ClpS, whose product MAGIKTPFAPPVPIETTSTGTGSGLDARVIVFNCECHTYEQVVGLFCQYIPGMTSSKAFELAWKIDHDGEAIVFAGGLTQAEEIAAKLAGGGLRVAVQ is encoded by the coding sequence ATGGCAGGCATAAAAACCCCCTTTGCACCTCCCGTCCCGATCGAGACGACCAGTACCGGCACCGGTAGCGGACTCGATGCGCGCGTGATCGTATTCAATTGCGAATGTCACACCTACGAGCAAGTGGTAGGGCTCTTCTGCCAATACATTCCAGGCATGACCAGCTCGAAAGCCTTCGAACTGGCATGGAAAATCGATCATGATGGAGAAGCCATCGTGTTTGCCGGGGGGCTGACACAAGCGGAAGAGATCGCGGCAAAGCTGGCAGGCGGTGGACTACGAGTGGCAGTGCAATAA
- a CDS encoding GNAT family N-acetyltransferase encodes MLDGLEAIKPPEKLTTTHDLANFDSGEPALDDWLRRRALHNEASGASRTYVVCVGKTVVGYYTLAVGAVAHAEAPGRMKRNMPDPLPVMVLGRLAVHTSIQRRGIGKGLLRDAILRTVQAAEIAGIRAILVPAISEPAKRFYEECGFTASPIDPLTVMLPLAEAEKILNATD; translated from the coding sequence ATGCTTGACGGCCTTGAGGCCATCAAGCCGCCCGAGAAATTAACCACCACACATGACCTCGCGAACTTTGATTCAGGCGAACCAGCATTAGATGATTGGCTGCGTCGGCGCGCCCTTCACAACGAGGCCAGCGGAGCCTCACGCACCTATGTGGTCTGTGTCGGGAAAACCGTGGTGGGATACTACACGCTCGCCGTTGGTGCGGTGGCACATGCGGAAGCACCTGGGCGGATGAAACGCAATATGCCTGACCCTTTGCCGGTCATGGTCCTCGGACGACTCGCAGTCCATACCAGTATCCAGCGTCGTGGTATCGGCAAAGGGTTACTGCGTGACGCAATCCTGCGCACAGTGCAGGCCGCGGAGATCGCCGGTATCCGAGCGATTCTTGTCCCTGCGATCTCGGAGCCCGCCAAACGGTTCTATGAGGAATGCGGATTTACAGCCTCGCCCATTGACCCCCTGACGGTGATGTTGCCCCTTGCTGAGGCCGAAAAGATCTTGAACGCCACAGACTGA